In Candidatus Dependentiae bacterium, the following proteins share a genomic window:
- a CDS encoding LptF/LptG family permease, whose protein sequence is MIFEKYFFKNYFKYLFLINLSFTLLFNFIEFFEKMARTKNVSIETILQFILLNLGPSFFESIKISSWLSAIMVIKEFHDQNELETFKILNINNKKLFNLFLISGIIISLISFIGRENITLKLQNKSEQFKFKQLKKINRENVTNKWLEIKSHNNKLHKSYCYFQSLNLINNTGTNIILLDIDENFKIYKIINSQKFQIKPSREIIELKKPNIVKINSNNYKNPKNKILHMPSFFSQLKMEDKIPPLSLFLKNIFLEKDFLPQNIWFNMISELLKRIFFYLQIIIYPVLTFCLFILFENFLRYKWTIMFAPYPIILLTDLLTNFLAKFNLNPIILLLPYLLIFLFIFFSIKSIEKNNL, encoded by the coding sequence ATGATATTTGAAAAATACTTTTTTAAAAACTATTTTAAATATTTATTCTTAATAAATTTAAGTTTTACACTACTCTTTAATTTTATAGAGTTTTTTGAAAAAATGGCTCGAACAAAAAACGTAAGTATTGAGACTATTTTGCAATTCATTCTATTAAATTTAGGGCCATCATTTTTTGAATCTATTAAAATTAGCAGCTGGCTTTCGGCAATAATGGTTATAAAAGAATTTCACGATCAAAATGAACTGGAAACATTTAAAATCCTAAATATAAATAACAAAAAATTATTTAATCTATTTTTAATATCCGGAATAATTATATCTTTAATTTCTTTCATTGGACGTGAAAACATAACTTTAAAATTACAAAATAAATCTGAACAATTTAAGTTTAAGCAACTAAAAAAAATAAATCGTGAAAATGTAACAAATAAATGGCTGGAAATAAAATCACATAACAATAAATTGCATAAATCTTATTGCTATTTTCAATCTTTAAATTTAATAAATAATACCGGAACAAATATAATTTTACTTGATATAGACGAAAATTTTAAAATATACAAAATAATAAATTCTCAAAAATTTCAAATTAAACCAAGCAGAGAAATAATTGAACTTAAAAAACCCAATATTGTAAAAATAAATAGTAATAATTACAAAAATCCTAAAAATAAAATTTTACATATGCCGAGTTTTTTTTCACAACTAAAAATGGAAGATAAAATTCCACCACTTTCATTATTTTTAAAAAATATTTTTTTAGAAAAAGACTTTTTACCACAAAATATCTGGTTTAATATGATCTCTGAATTATTAAAAAGAATATTTTTTTATCTACAAATAATTATTTACCCGGTTTTAACATTTTGTTTATTTATACTTTTTGAGAACTTTTTAAGATATAAATGGACAATTATGTTTGCACCATATCCCATAATATTATTAACTGATTTGTTAACCAATTTTTTGGCAAAATTCAATTTGAATCCAATAATTTTACTTTTACCCTATCTTCTCATATTTTTATTTATTTTTTTTAGTATAAAATCTATTGAAAAAA
- a CDS encoding phosphoglucosamine mutase gives MNKTIKFGTDGIRGNASSFPFDTQSLITLGYSIAQWSIKKYKKSNPKILIGHDTRESCAGIKKDLETGLLNFDLEILDAQIMPTPAICKIINTDKSFDFGIIISASHNKYQDNGIKLVDAKKGKLSLIDEKIIETNFKNNFNNIKIENLNKSGSIKLFDNSIEKYIEILENNFSKKLLINKKIVLDCANGATYKIAPIIFQSLGAQIIAINTVPNGKNINENCGSLHIEQLTKNVVENKYDFGFAFDGDGDRVIAVDKNGEKIDGDQIIAILTNHKKAKNLKTIVGTSMTNLGLYLHLQKRDINLIRTDVGDKYIAKELRAKKLFLGGESSGHIIMTDYLNVGDGIFTALRTIETIIDNNILNPKQFNYAPQTLINMPVKEKKDLNIDPIPQIIEKYKNILKTGRILIRYSGTENILRIMTEGEDEIITKNIAQNIAQELDNILN, from the coding sequence GTGAATAAAACTATTAAATTCGGAACAGATGGAATAAGAGGTAATGCAAGCAGTTTCCCATTTGATACTCAAAGTTTAATAACACTGGGATATTCAATTGCTCAATGGAGTATAAAAAAATATAAAAAAAGTAACCCCAAAATTTTGATTGGGCATGATACTAGAGAATCATGCGCCGGAATAAAAAAAGATTTGGAAACAGGTCTATTAAATTTTGATTTGGAAATTTTGGATGCCCAAATAATGCCAACACCTGCCATATGCAAAATAATAAACACAGATAAATCGTTTGATTTTGGAATAATAATTTCTGCATCACACAACAAATATCAAGATAATGGAATAAAACTGGTCGACGCCAAAAAAGGCAAACTTAGTTTGATTGATGAAAAAATAATTGAAACAAATTTTAAAAATAATTTTAATAATATTAAGATTGAAAATCTTAATAAATCAGGATCTATAAAACTTTTCGATAACTCAATAGAAAAATATATAGAAATATTGGAAAATAATTTTTCAAAAAAATTATTAATAAATAAAAAGATAGTTTTAGACTGTGCAAACGGAGCAACTTACAAAATAGCCCCAATTATTTTTCAAAGCTTGGGTGCTCAAATAATTGCAATAAACACAGTTCCCAATGGTAAAAATATAAATGAAAATTGCGGATCTTTACATATTGAACAATTAACAAAAAATGTAGTAGAAAATAAATATGATTTTGGTTTTGCATTTGATGGCGACGGCGATAGAGTTATTGCTGTTGATAAAAATGGAGAAAAAATAGATGGAGACCAAATAATAGCAATACTTACAAACCATAAAAAAGCAAAAAATTTAAAAACTATCGTTGGCACAAGCATGACAAATTTAGGATTGTATTTGCATTTACAAAAAAGAGATATAAATCTTATAAGAACCGATGTTGGCGATAAATATATAGCAAAAGAATTAAGAGCAAAAAAATTATTTTTAGGCGGAGAATCATCGGGACATATAATAATGACAGATTATTTAAATGTTGGAGATGGTATTTTTACAGCCTTAAGAACAATAGAGACCATAATTGACAATAATATTTTAAATCCAAAGCAATTTAATTATGCTCCTCAAACTTTAATAAATATGCCGGTAAAAGAAAAAAAAGATTTAAATATTGACCCTATACCCCAAATAATAGAAAAATATAAAAATATTTTAAAAACCGGACGTATTTTGATACGTTATTCCGGAACAGAAAATATTTTACGTATCATGACTGAAGGTGAAGATGAAATTATAACAAAAAATATTGCTCAAAATATTGCTCAAGAACTTGATAATATATTAAATTAA
- a CDS encoding ATP-binding domain-containing protein encodes ILYRTHYQSRNIEEALIANSIPYKIVGGIRFYERKEIKDLLAYLRLLINPYDKISLERIINCPNRGLGDKFEEILNTEYIFNPLFDFKKILENIINKIEYKITATKKEAILKFLELYKKLESFERPSDIIEELIDTVNYFDFLEKEYDPQEAESKKDNVKELVQSIYNFEKDSVKNNLHEFLYQVSLMQEKNEAQDNDQNQVQCMTLHAAKGLEFDIVFITGLEEGVLPSSRSLNENKEIEEERRLFYVGITRAKERLILTRAIYRNSYGQISDQLISRFLTEIPDNLITNIDICEMSQLQINSEFKNWLQVKSSTVLTFQDFANDLAKNMEFKESSHIKAQNKPSKILKAKTNKNKQNFFSAQKTQILQNSIWSKNQLVSHPKFGVGLIKSVEAGNDGNYNLTIAFKIGEKKILSSFVTRKK; translated from the coding sequence ATTTTATACAGAACTCATTATCAATCCAGAAATATAGAAGAAGCTTTAATTGCAAATTCCATTCCATATAAAATAGTTGGCGGAATAAGATTTTACGAACGAAAAGAAATAAAAGATTTACTTGCATACTTAAGATTATTAATAAACCCTTATGATAAGATAAGTCTTGAAAGAATAATAAATTGCCCAAATAGAGGCTTGGGAGATAAGTTTGAAGAAATATTAAACACGGAATATATATTTAATCCATTATTTGATTTTAAAAAAATTCTTGAAAATATAATAAATAAAATTGAATACAAAATTACAGCTACAAAAAAAGAAGCTATTTTAAAATTTTTGGAATTATATAAAAAACTTGAAAGCTTTGAACGCCCAAGTGATATTATTGAAGAACTTATTGATACAGTAAACTATTTTGATTTTTTAGAAAAAGAATACGATCCTCAAGAAGCCGAATCAAAAAAAGATAACGTTAAAGAGCTTGTTCAATCCATTTATAATTTTGAAAAAGACAGTGTCAAAAATAATTTGCATGAATTTTTATATCAAGTCAGCTTGATGCAAGAAAAAAATGAAGCACAGGATAACGATCAAAATCAGGTTCAATGCATGACGCTTCATGCGGCCAAAGGGCTTGAATTTGATATTGTATTTATAACCGGATTGGAAGAAGGCGTATTACCAAGCTCTCGATCATTAAATGAAAATAAAGAAATAGAAGAAGAACGTAGATTATTTTATGTAGGCATTACTCGAGCGAAAGAAAGATTGATACTGACTCGAGCTATTTATAGAAATAGTTATGGACAAATAAGCGATCAGTTAATATCCAGATTTTTAACAGAAATACCGGATAATTTAATTACGAATATCGATATTTGCGAAATGTCACAGTTACAAATAAATTCAGAATTTAAAAACTGGCTTCAAGTAAAAAGCAGTACCGTACTTACATTTCAAGACTTTGCAAACGATCTTGCAAAAAACATGGAGTTTAAAGAATCATCACATATTAAGGCTCAAAATAAACCTAGTAAAATATTAAAAGCTAAAACAAATAAAAATAAACAAAATTTTTTCTCAGCACAAAAAACACAAATTTTGCAAAATTCAATCTGGTCAAAAAATCAACTTGTATCACATCCTAAATTTGGTGTTGGTTTAATTAAATCTGTAGAAGCCGGAAATGATGGAAATTATAATCTAACAATAGCTTTTAAAATCGGTGAGAAAAAAATTTTATCAAGCTTTGTAACAAGGAAAAAATAA
- a CDS encoding DUF502 domain-containing protein — MNFLDLLKKVLNTIKSLFISGFITILPITATIFFIHFSYSLLNRWLTPIKKLIPIQYQLIPGIEFILITGLILLIGVLLKLLIVTPIIHASEELIGKIPFIKTIYSAAKSLAVFFDIPDLTKSDKKVVLIQYPREGFYHLAFQLDSADNNFAKLIPESKKINSEIKYFKVFMPNSPNPASGYFFILPENEIYPTNLSFEEAIKSIVSCGIITPESMKQSMDINNQHDI, encoded by the coding sequence ATGAACTTTTTGGATTTATTAAAAAAAGTACTTAACACTATAAAATCACTTTTTATAAGCGGTTTTATAACAATTTTACCAATCACAGCCACTATATTTTTCATACATTTTTCATATAGTTTACTAAATCGATGGCTAACACCCATAAAAAAATTAATACCCATTCAGTATCAACTAATTCCGGGAATTGAATTTATTTTAATAACAGGATTAATATTGCTTATAGGTGTGCTATTAAAATTATTAATAGTTACACCTATCATACATGCATCTGAAGAACTAATAGGAAAAATACCTTTTATAAAAACAATTTATTCTGCAGCTAAAAGTCTTGCCGTATTTTTTGATATTCCGGATTTAACAAAATCCGATAAAAAAGTGGTTTTAATTCAATATCCAAGAGAAGGCTTCTATCATTTAGCATTTCAGCTGGATTCTGCTGATAATAATTTTGCAAAATTAATACCGGAATCCAAAAAAATAAATTCCGAAATAAAATATTTTAAAGTTTTTATGCCAAATTCTCCAAATCCGGCAAGTGGATACTTTTTTATTTTGCCTGAAAATGAAATATATCCAACAAATTTATCATTTGAAGAAGCAATAAAATCTATTGTTTCTTGTGGCATTATAACACCTGAAAGCATGAAACAATCAATGGATATTAACAATCAACATGATATTTGA
- a CDS encoding LysE family translocator, producing MEITIFLRCFLIGVLASASLGPIFILTFNRGAVYGFWYGFATGLGACIADGFYFLLGLIGVLAILKESTNFMFLLDTLGGFLLIYLGIYSLRKALKNENHISYEQKLGAWITIIKSFLLTALNPMALFFFMLISAQILPKSAFSLPLNQIFIASALVSLGSLSVLTTVSFFASLIGGSLSKRKLSIISFISGLIFICVGLYLLDHLIVNLIKIYAS from the coding sequence ATGGAAATTACAATTTTTTTAAGATGTTTTTTAATTGGAGTTTTGGCATCGGCATCTCTTGGTCCTATATTTATTTTGACTTTTAATCGTGGTGCCGTTTATGGCTTTTGGTACGGTTTTGCAACAGGTCTTGGAGCTTGTATTGCAGACGGATTTTATTTTTTATTAGGATTAATTGGCGTTCTTGCAATTCTTAAAGAGTCTACAAATTTTATGTTTTTGTTGGATACATTGGGTGGCTTTTTGTTGATTTATTTAGGTATATATTCGTTACGAAAAGCTTTAAAAAATGAAAATCATATTTCTTATGAACAAAAGCTTGGTGCATGGATTACTATAATAAAATCATTTTTGTTAACGGCATTAAATCCAATGGCTTTGTTTTTTTTCATGTTAATTAGCGCTCAAATATTACCTAAAAGTGCTTTTTCGTTACCATTAAATCAAATTTTTATAGCAAGTGCGCTTGTCTCTTTAGGATCTTTAAGTGTGCTGACAACAGTTTCATTTTTTGCATCATTAATAGGAGGGTCTTTGAGTAAAAGAAAATTGAGTATAATATCTTTTATTTCAGGGCTAATTTTTATTTGCGTAGGATTGTATCTTTTGGATCATTTGATAGTAAATTTAATAAAAATTTATGCCAGTTAA